Proteins from a genomic interval of Plasmodium reichenowi strain SY57 chromosome 11, whole genome shotgun sequence:
- a CDS encoding dynamin-like protein, with the protein METSMYNNLRKLINVIDELRDIGLQKYINLPRICVVGTQSSGKSSVLESIVGMDFLPRGEGIVTRRPIEFRLIHIKEDSEIKYWAVFENEKNKKYTDFNEVREQINRLTDEIAGKNKGIIDEPIVLNIYSIKCPDLSLIDLPGITRVPLKNSDQTDDIERLTRDMALRYVKDPRTIILAVLPANADMSTSDALQIARKVDPKGLRTIGVITKIDLMDKGADASKMLLNDEINLRLGYTGVVNRSTADIKKGKTISQALKDELEFFQKHPVYKKLPPSLYGTNSLTDKLTKVLLRHIKNFLPDIKVEINDKIRYINDKLYELGTNVPLDATKKTQLLWSMITDYCEIFKNTLKGKYDKRVQVFIENNDILCGLKVRTIFNEFLDEYVGKNVTSELTDNDIDDAICLHEGDSLPGFPSPDTFEFLILPHLKKINAPVFNCLDRVSQTLEILSQKIANRVLNRFPKLSEQVLELSQTILMREKENTHIILENYIDAETNYLFTNDASYLIEHGSIINAADDEHNENHNNSSNNNHNNNNSSSYDFGLQHRNQNKRQQSNISNSNQDTLLSTSSKYYSNIMSDQEYNITGKAAKFVTSAQKSVMNIWNSKEKKKTRYNAQFIQEIRRRLDCYFNIVLRNVRDSVPKMIGYFLIRKLQEKMQFELYSDLNSEQKLYDLLNEPPNVVKEREHLNKQLEILKKANQVLLKDPNITSINLDLFDANYEQDLMDYQKSLKNINQFNQSSKHNPNMSQASSANMSMYLNDGSASMSKRNPMMHNRNMSPSSMNTNMMKQTNMLGQKMGNSPSSYMQQGHMNDSKGKHLFEKEPMKKKVNYNPLFD; encoded by the exons aTGGAAACGTCAATGTACAATAACCTACGGAAATTAATTAACGTTATCGACGAGTTAAGAGATATAGGATTGcagaaatatataaatttacCAAGAATATGTGTTGTGGGTACACAAAGTAGTGGTAAGAGTAGTGTTCTTGAATCCATTGTAGGTATGGATTTTTTACCTAGAGGAGAAGGGATTGTAACTAGGAGACCGATTGAATTTCgtttaatacatataaaagaagataGCGAAATTAAATATTGGGCAGTATTTGAAAATGAGAAGAATAAAAAGTATACAGACTTTAATGAAGTAAGGgaacaaataaatagaTTAACAGATGAAATAGCTGGAAAGAATAAGGGGATAATTGATGAACCTATtgtattaaatatttattcaaTTAAATGTCCAGATTTATCATTAATAGATTTACCTGGTATAACAAGAGTACCATTAAAAAACTCAGACCAAACAGATGATATAGAAAGATTAACAAGAGATATGGCTCTTCGATATGTTAAGGATCCAAGAACAATTATATTAGCTGTGTTACCAGCAAATGCTGATATGTCTACAAGTGACGCATTACAAATAGCTAGAAAAGTTGATCCCAAAGGTTTAAGAACAATTGGTGTTATAACAAAAATCGATTTAATGGATAAAGGAGCTGATGCAAGTAAAATGTTATTAAACGATGAAATAAATCTTAGATTAGGATATACAGGTGTTGTTAATAGATCAACTGCtgatattaaaaaaggGAAAACCATATCTCAAGCATTAAAAGATGAATTAgaattttttcaaaaacatcctgtatataaaaaattaccACCATCATTATATGGTACAAATTCATTAACAGATAAATTAACTAAAGTTTTATTAAGACatataaagaattttttACCCGATATAAAAGTAGAaattaatgataaaattagatatattaatgataaattatatgaactTGGAACTAATGTACCATTAGATGctacaaaaaaaacacaACTCTTATGGTCTATGATTACAGATTATTGTGAAAtctttaaaaatacattGAAAGGGaaatatgataaaagaGTTCAAGTttttatagaaaataatgatatattatgtgGTCTTAAAGTACGTACTATTTTTAATGAATTCTTAGATGAATATGTAGGAAAAAATGTTACAAGTGAATTAACCGATAATGATATAGATGATGCTATATGTTTACATGAAGGAGATAGTTTACCTGGTTTCCCATCACCAGATACTTTTGAATTCTTAATATTACcacatttaaaaaaaattaatgcACCTGTTTTTAATTGTTTAGATAGAGTAAGTCAAACATTAGAAATTTTATCTCAAAAAATAGCCAACAGAGTATTAAATCGATTCCCCAAATTATCTGAACAGGTTCTAGAATTATCTCAAACCATATTAATGAgagaaaaggaaaatacACACATTATTTTGGAAAATTATATTGATGCTGAAACcaattatttatttacaaatGATGCTTCTTATTTAATTGAACATGGTAGTATTATAAATGCAGCCGATGATGAACACAACGAAAATCATAATAACAGcagtaataataatcataataataataatagtagtagTTATGACTTTGGACTACAACATAgaaatcaaaataaaagacAACAATCCAATATATCAAACTCTAATCAAGATACCTTACTTTCTACAAGTAGTAAATATTATTCTAACATTATGAGTGATcaagaatataatattaccGGAAAAGCAGCCAAATTTGTTACTTCAGCACAAAAATCCGTTATGAATATATGGAATagtaaagaaaaaaaaaaaaccagATATAATGCTCAATTTATACAAGAAATAAGACGTAGACTAGATtgttattttaatattgttTTAAGAAATGTAAGAGATAGTGTACCCAAAATGATAGGATATTTCTTAATTAGAAAGCTACAAGAAAAAATGCAATTCGAACTTTATTCAGATTTAAATAGTgaacaaaaattatatgacCTTCTTAATGAACCACCAAATGTAGTAAAAGAAAGAGAACATCTAAATAAACAATTAGaaattttgaaaaaagCTAACCAAGTCCTCCTAAAAGATCCAAATATTACATCTATAAATCTGGATTTATTTGATGCAAACTATGAGCAAGATCTCATGGATTACCAAAAAAgtttgaaaaatataaatcaatTTAATCAATCTTCTAAGCACAATCCCAATATGTCTCAAGCAAGCAGCGCAAACATGAGCATGTACCTCAACGACGGATCAGCCTCAATGAG TAAGCGCAATCCCATGATGCATAATCGAAATATGTCACCAAGCTCTATGAACACTAATATGATGAAGCAAACAAATATGTTAGGACAAAAAATGGGAAACAGTCCATCATCATATATGCAGCAGGGTCACATGAATG ATTCCAAGGGAAAACatttatttgaaaaagagccaatgaaaaaaaaa GTAAATTATAATCCCCTATTtgattaa
- a CDS encoding transporter, putative, whose translation MRNYGLLHFLLVLLFLNLSIKSEILNRNDHIKYNSSVMYIRRKKKTIENGTFLLNKKIRNLRNYANVYKIYNKSEKRRKLKNLISPLKRFNRVFSFLRSHVCNKIYEVKKKKNKKGYDIFYKKSRLNVVGIWKKGKRNFFNRWLHLYRRNIGVLSNIKKKYIYYLDRIKNYIEEDNMLNFFYICKNVLWKKSIFFLTIFVMINSAIISIIIPRYDNIIFSELSNRKFDRFGYLLCNCIMIRVLNIFFCALRNYIFMITSSYCLKCVKSLLFRIYLNKDYEYYDKVDHTVIINKLTLEAHNFSDIIPYYINPLIRNFFSIILNFSYIFYLNKKLSLVILYCFMISSLLSMISSKLKKSRLKKINREKIQNTKISLEALNNMNIIKLYSTELHECNKFFSSLNNILNLEKKKEQFNLLHMIINKFFVMMTYILILLKGNVLLKNKEIDKHIFTSFFFYINNIYSYIDILDYYIDICDIVSQYNDLIKMLKNYHISGRLRNINEYVYENMNIEENEKIDKEINMEQNINDVIYNGSNKLHKNIVTSGERTSNFSNGSTNDKIDSICNTQPCNKEKNNLILNYNILNNNMKNILHFNSNINKRDDNLVLHFDNVYFKYVSNPHNYVLKNINMKIYKNTNNVIIGKSGGGKSTILKLILNMYKCTRGKIYLYNKLINNYTRHDIFNKITYVEQDSKLLNASIKDNLTYGIINNDFDMLDLVNISKCSTSHDFICRLRKRYETLISHKTELLTSSQKQKICITRALTRYPKILLLDESTSAIDKDNERNIFENIRKNSMFKDLSIIRITHKKANLDIADNVFLLKDGYLTRQKKFRISNK comes from the exons ATGCGTAATTATGGGTTATTGCATTTTTTGTtagttttattatttttaaatttaagCATAAAATCAGAAATCTTAAACAGGAAtgatcatataaaatataattctaGCGTTATGTACATTAGaaggaagaaaaaaacGATTGAGAATGgtacatttttattaaacaAGAAAATTAGAAATTTGAGGAACTATGCAAATGtgtacaaaatatataataaaagtgaaaaaagaagaaaattaaaaaatttgatTAGTCCATTGAAGAGGTTTAATAGAGTGTTCAGTTTTTTACGTTCCCATGTgtgtaataaaatatatgaggtgaaaaaaaaaaaaaataaaaaaggatacgatattttttataaaaagagTAGGTTGAATGTCGTAGGAATATGGAAAAAAGGGAAACggaatttttttaataggTGGTTACATTTATACAGAAGAAATATAGGTGTGTTgtcaaatataaaaaagaaatatatatattacttagatagaataaagaattatatagaAGAAGATAACAtgttaaattttttttatatatgtaaaaatgtATTGTGGAAAAAGagtatatttttcttaacAATATTTGTTATGATTAATAGTGCTATTATTAGTATAATAATTCCTCgatatgataatataatattcagCGAATTAAGTAACAGGAAATTTGATAGGTTTGgttatttattatgtaattGTATAATGATACGtgttttaaatatatttttttgtgctttaagaaattatatttttatgataacAAGTTCATATTGTTTGAAGTGTGTGAAGAGTTTATTATTTcgaatatatttaaataaagattatgaatattatgataagGTGGATCATACagttataataaataaattaacTTTAGAAGCACATAATTTTTCAGATATTATAccatattatataaatccTCTTATAcgaaattttttttctattattttaaatttttcatatatcttttatttaaataaaaaattgtctttggttatattatattgttttatgatttcttcattattatctatGATATCATCAAAATTAAAGAAGTCAAGATTAAAGAAGATAAATAGggaaaaaatacaaaatacGAAAATATCATTGGAAgctttaaataatatgaacataataaaattgtATAGTACTGAATTACATGaatgtaataaatttttcagttcattaaataatatattaaatttagaaaaaaaaaaagaacaatttaatttactacatatgattataaataaattttttgtaatGATGACATATATccttatattattaaagggaaatgtattattaaaaaataaagaaatagataaacatatatttacttctttctttttttatataaataatatttattcatatattgatatattagattattatattgaCATATGTGATATTGTATCTCAGTATAAcgatttaataaaaatgttaaagAATTATCATATAAGCGGAAGACTTAGGAATATAAACGAATATGTATATGAGAACATGAATATAGaggaaaatgaaaaaatcgataaagaaataaatatggaacagaatataaatgatgTGATATATAATGGAAGTAATAAATTACACAAGAATATTGTAACAAGTGGAGAAAGGACAAGCAATTTTTCGAATGGATCAacaaatgataaaatagATTCCATATGTAATACACAACCTTGtaataaagaaaagaataatttaatacttaattataatatactaaataataatatgaagaatatattacattttaatagtaatataaataagagAGATGATAATTTGGTTCTTCATTTTGATaatgtttattttaaatatgttaGTAATCCTCATAattatgttttaaaaaatataaatatgaaaatatataagaatacGAACAATGTTATAATAGGGAAAAGTGGTGGTGGGAAATCAACCATATTAAAATTGatattaaatatgtataaatgtACCAGAGGgaagatatatttatacaataaattaataaataattatacaagacatgatatatttaataaaattactTATGTAGAACAAGATTCTAAATTATTGAATGCAAGtataaaagataatttaacatatggaataataaataatgattttGATATGTTAGATTTAGTAAATATATCTAAATGTTCGACAAGTCATGACTTTATATGTAGATTAAGAAAAAGATATGAAACGCTTATATCTCATAAAACTGAATTATTAACATCTTCtcaaaaacaaaaaatatgtataacaAGGGCGTTAACAAGATATCCCaag ATCCTTTTATTGGATGAATCTACGTCAGCTATCGATAAAGATAAtgaaagaaatattttcgagaatataagaaaaaattcA